A part of Planococcus sp. MB-3u-03 genomic DNA contains:
- a CDS encoding CYTH domain-containing protein encodes MTKELEIEFKNMLTKEEYSKLLAEQKTAPISQTNHYFDTADFQLRDQKAALRLRSIGSRFECTLKTPAASGNYETTDALNQDQASAMLELGQFNAPEVSAELERLGVSPSDLVPIGSLTTHPLADAYDGRLLVLYHSEYLGVEDYELEYEVTDEASGKRIFISLLEEKHIPLRPADKKIARFMKAASKR; translated from the coding sequence ATGACAAAAGAACTTGAGATTGAATTCAAGAACATGCTGACAAAAGAAGAGTATAGCAAATTATTGGCGGAGCAAAAAACCGCACCCATCAGCCAGACCAACCATTATTTCGACACTGCTGATTTTCAGCTGCGCGACCAAAAGGCAGCCCTGCGCTTGCGCAGCATCGGCAGTCGCTTCGAATGCACGCTTAAAACACCGGCCGCTTCCGGAAATTACGAAACGACCGATGCCTTGAACCAAGACCAGGCTTCCGCCATGCTGGAGCTGGGCCAGTTCAACGCGCCGGAAGTTTCCGCTGAACTCGAACGGCTCGGGGTTTCCCCGTCCGATTTGGTCCCCATCGGTTCCTTGACCACACATCCTTTAGCAGACGCTTACGACGGCCGGCTTCTCGTTCTGTATCATTCGGAATACTTAGGCGTGGAGGATTATGAACTGGAATACGAAGTCACAGATGAAGCTAGCGGCAAGCGGATTTTCATCTCCTTGCTGGAAGAAAAACACATCCCGCTGCGCCCGGCAGACAAGAAAATCGCACGTTTTATGAAGGCGGCTTCCAAGCGCTAA
- a CDS encoding RluA family pseudouridine synthase: MKAFQIEFTANERGLLREALQNYGISKRTLASVKYSGGHLLVNGSEVTVRHPLEVGDAVTVIFPKEIQGKGLTAETGPLAIVYEDEALLIVEKPPGQNTTPSREQPFGSLANIVAGHFEHHGIPSTLHIATRLDKDTSGLVCIAKNRHIHHLLSVQQQEKRMNRRYEAFVHGEVAAGNAVITAPIGRKDTSIIEREVREDGKFAETEMELIRSGGGISHVRLKLNTGRTHQIRVHLAHIGHPLLGDDLYGGGRKLIERQALHCTELQLDHPVSGERLAFTSALAADMLALV; this comes from the coding sequence ATGAAAGCATTTCAAATTGAATTCACTGCAAATGAACGTGGCTTGTTGCGCGAGGCGCTTCAAAATTATGGCATTTCCAAAAGGACTTTGGCTTCTGTGAAGTACAGCGGAGGCCATTTGCTGGTCAACGGTTCTGAAGTGACGGTCAGGCATCCGCTCGAAGTTGGGGATGCCGTGACCGTTATTTTTCCGAAAGAAATACAAGGCAAAGGCTTGACGGCAGAAACAGGACCGCTTGCTATCGTCTATGAAGACGAAGCGCTGTTGATTGTCGAAAAGCCGCCAGGGCAAAATACCACCCCTTCGCGTGAGCAGCCATTTGGCAGCCTGGCGAATATTGTCGCCGGGCATTTCGAACACCACGGCATTCCGTCCACATTGCATATTGCCACCCGCCTTGATAAAGACACTTCAGGGCTGGTATGCATCGCGAAAAACCGCCATATCCATCATCTGCTATCCGTGCAGCAACAGGAAAAGCGGATGAACCGGCGCTATGAAGCGTTTGTGCACGGCGAAGTAGCAGCTGGAAATGCAGTAATCACTGCCCCGATTGGCCGAAAAGACACCAGCATCATCGAACGTGAAGTGAGGGAAGACGGCAAATTTGCCGAGACTGAGATGGAATTGATCCGGTCGGGCGGAGGCATTAGCCATGTCCGGCTGAAATTGAATACGGGCAGGACCCACCAGATCCGCGTCCATTTAGCCCATATCGGGCATCCGCTGCTTGGGGACGATTTATACGGCGGTGGCCGCAAGTTAATCGAAAGGCAAGCGCTGCATTGCACAGAATTGCAGCTCGATCATCCTGTCTCCGGGGAGCGGCTGGCATTTACATCCGCTCTTGCCGCTGACATGCTTGCATTGGTCTAA
- a CDS encoding NAD kinase — protein MKFFIISRSDELSNRLMGEAREYLEDFGMEWNEESPQIVLSIGGDGTLLHAFHKYSDRLNSVAFVGIHTGHLGFYADWKPIEIEKLVLAIAKKEFEVIEYPLLEVTVHYRSDQESSTYLALNESTVKSPDVTLVMDVFLNDSHFERFRGDGLCMSTPSGSTAYNKALGGAIIHPSLPAMQLTEMASINNRVFRTVGSPLVLPSHHRCTLLPVKAPDFMVTIDHLQLLHKDVESIEYRVAKEKVRFARFRAFPFWRRVHDSFIDSELSED, from the coding sequence ATGAAATTTTTTATCATATCGAGAAGTGATGAGCTATCCAATCGATTGATGGGAGAGGCCCGTGAGTATTTGGAGGATTTCGGCATGGAATGGAACGAGGAATCCCCACAGATCGTCTTATCGATCGGCGGGGACGGCACTCTGCTCCACGCATTCCATAAATACAGCGACCGTTTGAATTCTGTTGCATTCGTTGGGATCCATACAGGCCACTTAGGATTTTATGCAGACTGGAAACCGATCGAGATCGAGAAGCTCGTCTTGGCGATCGCGAAAAAGGAATTCGAAGTCATTGAATACCCTTTGCTGGAGGTGACGGTGCATTACCGGAGCGACCAGGAATCTTCCACTTATTTGGCTTTGAACGAATCGACCGTAAAATCCCCAGACGTCACGCTAGTCATGGACGTCTTTTTGAACGACAGCCATTTTGAACGGTTCCGCGGAGACGGATTGTGCATGTCGACGCCTTCAGGAAGCACAGCGTATAATAAAGCGCTCGGCGGGGCGATCATCCATCCGTCCTTGCCGGCGATGCAATTGACCGAGATGGCTTCGATTAACAACCGGGTGTTCCGGACTGTCGGATCGCCGCTTGTGTTGCCGTCCCATCACCGTTGCACTTTGCTGCCGGTGAAGGCACCCGATTTCATGGTGACGATCGACCACCTTCAATTGCTGCATAAAGACGTCGAATCGATTGAGTACCGAGTGGCGAAAGAAAAAGTGCGCTTCGCCCGTTTCCGTGCATTCCCGTTTTGGCGCCGCGTCCATGACTCATTTATCGACAGCGAACTGTCGGAGGATTGA
- the mgtE gene encoding magnesium transporter, translated as MMDETKIRDEELNEELLHELLEKGDVEAFREEFLSHHPYDQASFYEKADGETRQLLYQYLSPKEMADIFEAIEVDDDEYEDLFKEMDTRYASDILSYMYTDDAVDVLNELNKDQVASYLTIMDKESAQQIKDLLHYEEYTAGSIMTTEFVAIPKNSTVRSAMNILRNAAPNAETIYYVFVIDDDRKLSGIVTLRDLIVADEDTLIESIMNDRVVSVQVSEDQEEVARMIKDYDFLALPVVDFQDHLLGIITVDDIIDVLDEEASDDYSKLAAVSDMDTFDRGPLTAAKKRLPWLILLTFLGMLTANLMGMFEATLDQVALLAVFIPLIAGMAGNSGTQALAVAVRGIATGDIEEESKMKLLFREAGTGLITGVICGIVVVGLVYFWKSELLIGMLVGTAVASSIFVATLAGSFIPLLIHRMKIDPAVASGPFITTLNDIISILIYLGLATTFLTNL; from the coding sequence ATGATGGACGAAACGAAGATCCGTGACGAGGAACTGAACGAAGAATTATTGCATGAACTGCTGGAAAAAGGGGATGTTGAAGCATTCCGAGAAGAATTTTTGTCCCACCATCCATACGACCAAGCAAGCTTTTACGAAAAAGCGGACGGGGAAACGAGGCAATTGCTCTATCAGTATCTCTCTCCGAAAGAAATGGCGGATATTTTTGAAGCCATTGAAGTGGACGATGACGAATACGAAGACCTGTTCAAGGAAATGGATACACGCTATGCATCCGATATCCTGTCCTATATGTACACCGATGATGCAGTCGATGTGCTCAATGAACTGAACAAAGATCAAGTCGCCAGCTATTTGACGATCATGGACAAGGAATCCGCCCAGCAGATCAAAGACTTGCTGCATTACGAAGAATATACGGCGGGATCGATTATGACGACGGAATTTGTGGCGATTCCTAAAAATTCGACAGTGCGCTCCGCAATGAATATTTTGCGCAATGCTGCACCGAACGCCGAAACGATCTATTATGTCTTTGTCATCGATGACGACCGTAAATTATCAGGCATCGTGACATTGCGTGATTTGATCGTTGCGGATGAAGACACCTTGATCGAATCGATCATGAACGACCGCGTCGTCAGTGTGCAGGTAAGCGAAGACCAGGAAGAAGTCGCGCGCATGATCAAAGACTATGACTTTCTTGCACTTCCGGTCGTGGATTTCCAGGACCACCTGCTCGGCATCATCACAGTCGATGATATCATCGACGTGTTGGATGAAGAGGCATCTGATGACTACTCCAAATTGGCTGCCGTCTCCGACATGGATACCTTTGACCGCGGACCGCTGACAGCAGCGAAAAAACGTTTGCCGTGGCTCATCTTGCTGACATTCCTCGGAATGCTGACAGCGAATTTGATGGGCATGTTCGAAGCGACGCTCGACCAGGTAGCACTGCTCGCCGTGTTTATTCCTTTGATTGCCGGAATGGCTGGGAATAGCGGCACGCAGGCGCTCGCGGTTGCCGTACGCGGTATTGCCACGGGCGACATCGAAGAAGAAAGCAAAATGAAGCTCTTGTTCCGCGAAGCAGGCACAGGCTTAATTACAGGCGTCATCTGCGGTATCGTGGTCGTGGGGCTCGTTTATTTTTGGAAGTCTGAGTTGCTGATTGGGATGTTGGTCGGCACTGCGGTCGCCAGCTCGATTTTTGTCGCAACTTTGGCTGGCTCGTTTATCCCCTTATTGATACACCGGATGAAGATCGACCCTGCCGTCGCGTCTGGGCCGTTCATCACGACTTTGAACGATATCATTTCCATTCTCATTTATTTGGGCTTGGCGACAACGTTCCTGACGAATTTATAA
- a CDS encoding globin domain-containing protein gives MTGKPLIPYDEIGAETLSNLVDAFYARVSAHPQLAPIFPDDLNETARKQKQFLTQYLGGPNIYSAEHGHPRLKARHHPFPITPDRAQAWLECMSEAMDEVGLSGQFRETFFNRLVLTAHHMVNDYDSEEELE, from the coding sequence ATGACTGGAAAACCGCTTATTCCGTACGATGAAATCGGCGCGGAAACTTTATCAAACCTGGTGGACGCCTTTTATGCACGCGTCTCAGCACATCCGCAACTTGCACCCATTTTCCCTGACGACCTGAACGAAACAGCGAGAAAACAAAAACAGTTCTTAACACAATACTTAGGCGGCCCGAATATTTACTCAGCGGAACACGGGCACCCGCGCCTAAAAGCACGCCACCATCCATTCCCGATCACTCCTGATCGCGCGCAAGCCTGGCTTGAGTGCATGAGTGAAGCGATGGATGAAGTGGGGCTCAGCGGCCAATTCCGCGAGACATTCTTCAACCGTCTCGTCTTGACCGCCCACCATATGGTGAATGATTACGATAGTGAGGAGGAGTTGGAGTGA
- a CDS encoding ClpXP adapter SpxH family protein, translating into MSNLDLAEDIREHQVSCKPMELYVFMDPMNPACWELQSIIRKLQIEYGHYFSMRMILSTQLSALNMSVKNTDMTSDELEHPALPSVAIKAAELQGKRAGNRFLYKLQEHLFLQSRNVISYDVLLEIAVEAELDQDEFKDDFHSVHSAKAFQCDLRITREMEISEVPSIVFFNECIEDEGVKVSGLYSYDVYLTILQEMLGKDRLNRQSPPSLDDLFIKYPTMATHEVASIYNISEQTAERELKKQVLQQKLERIPMQDETLWKVK; encoded by the coding sequence GTGAGCAACCTGGATCTGGCAGAGGATATCCGCGAACACCAAGTTTCCTGCAAACCGATGGAATTATACGTGTTCATGGATCCGATGAATCCCGCATGCTGGGAACTTCAATCCATCATCCGCAAATTGCAAATCGAGTATGGCCATTACTTTTCAATGCGGATGATCTTAAGCACACAATTATCCGCCCTGAACATGAGCGTGAAAAATACTGATATGACCAGCGACGAGCTTGAACACCCTGCACTTCCCTCGGTCGCCATCAAAGCGGCAGAGCTCCAGGGCAAACGGGCAGGCAATCGATTCCTGTACAAACTGCAAGAACATCTTTTTCTACAATCCAGAAACGTCATATCCTACGATGTACTGCTTGAAATTGCGGTAGAAGCTGAATTGGACCAAGACGAGTTCAAAGACGATTTCCACTCGGTCCACAGCGCAAAAGCATTCCAATGCGATCTTCGCATCACACGGGAAATGGAAATTTCCGAAGTGCCAAGCATCGTCTTTTTCAATGAATGCATCGAAGACGAAGGCGTCAAAGTTTCAGGCCTTTATTCATACGACGTCTATTTGACCATCCTACAGGAAATGCTGGGAAAAGACCGGCTCAACCGGCAATCCCCGCCTTCTCTCGATGACCTGTTCATAAAGTATCCGACAATGGCGACCCACGAAGTGGCGAGCATCTACAATATCAGCGAACAAACCGCAGAACGCGAACTGAAAAAGCAAGTGTTGCAACAGAAACTCGAACGCATTCCGATGCAAGATGAGACATTGTGGAAAGTAAAATAA
- the pepF gene encoding oligoendopeptidase F has translation MTEKLMTRDQVPAELTWRLEDVFATDAQWEEEFKAVSALAEKAGQYEGTLSAGADALYEALNYKDELSERLRKLYAYAHMRYDQDTTNSTYQAMDSRIKSLFAKTAAGLSFMTPEILSLDEAELNRYVDEHDGLKLYRHALEELNTMRPHVLKAEQEALLAQLSEVVGASSETFGMLNNADLEFPEIENENGEKVQITHGNYIRFMESKDRRVREDAFKAVYATYGKFRNTFASTLSGNVKRDNVHASIRNYSSAREAALSDDHIPEAVYDQLVETVNNNLHLLQRYVALRKEVLGLDQVHMYDMYTPLVKEVKMEIPYDKATGMMLEGLNALGEEYVGIVKNGIDNRWVDVKENKGKRSGAYSSGAYGTNPYILMNWQDNVDNLFTLAHEFGHSVHSHYTRESQPFVYGDYSIFVAEVASTTNEALLNEHLVNTTEDEQERIYLLNHWLDGFRGTVFRQTMFAEFEHTIHQMDQNGEALTADRLTEVYYELNKKYFGEDMAVDEEIGLEWARIPHFYYNYYVFQYATGFSAATALSKKILEEGQPAVERYINEFLKAGSSDYPIEVLKKAGVDMTSSEPVEEACKVFGQKLEELEGLLLKK, from the coding sequence ATGACGGAAAAATTAATGACAAGAGATCAAGTGCCTGCAGAACTGACATGGCGCTTGGAGGATGTTTTTGCTACAGATGCACAATGGGAAGAAGAATTCAAAGCCGTCTCGGCGCTGGCTGAGAAAGCAGGACAATACGAAGGTACTTTATCAGCCGGGGCGGATGCCCTGTACGAGGCGCTAAACTATAAAGATGAATTATCGGAGCGCCTGCGCAAGCTCTACGCATACGCACATATGCGTTATGACCAGGATACGACAAATTCAACATACCAGGCGATGGACAGCCGCATCAAATCGCTTTTTGCCAAGACGGCAGCAGGTTTGTCTTTCATGACGCCTGAGATCCTGTCTTTGGATGAAGCAGAGCTCAACCGCTATGTAGACGAACATGACGGCCTTAAGCTTTATCGACACGCGCTCGAAGAACTTAATACAATGCGTCCGCACGTGCTGAAAGCGGAGCAGGAAGCGCTTCTTGCGCAATTGTCGGAAGTGGTTGGAGCGTCTTCTGAAACATTCGGCATGCTCAATAATGCCGATTTGGAGTTTCCGGAAATCGAAAATGAAAACGGAGAAAAAGTGCAGATTACACATGGCAATTACATCCGTTTCATGGAAAGCAAAGATCGCCGCGTGCGCGAAGACGCATTTAAAGCCGTTTATGCGACGTATGGCAAATTCCGCAATACCTTTGCTTCCACTTTATCCGGAAATGTTAAACGCGATAATGTCCATGCGAGCATCCGTAATTATTCATCGGCCCGCGAAGCGGCTCTTTCAGATGACCATATTCCGGAAGCTGTATATGATCAATTGGTCGAAACCGTCAACAACAACCTTCATCTATTGCAGCGCTACGTAGCGCTCCGCAAGGAAGTATTGGGACTTGACCAAGTCCATATGTATGACATGTATACGCCGCTTGTTAAGGAAGTCAAGATGGAGATCCCTTATGACAAGGCGACAGGCATGATGCTCGAAGGCTTGAATGCGCTCGGTGAAGAATATGTCGGGATCGTCAAAAACGGCATCGACAACCGCTGGGTTGACGTGAAAGAAAACAAAGGTAAACGAAGCGGCGCTTATTCTTCCGGCGCTTATGGCACAAATCCTTATATACTGATGAACTGGCAGGACAATGTAGACAACCTGTTCACTTTGGCACATGAATTCGGCCATAGTGTACACAGCCACTACACAAGAGAAAGCCAGCCGTTTGTCTATGGCGATTATTCCATCTTTGTGGCGGAAGTCGCATCGACGACGAATGAAGCCTTGTTGAATGAACACTTGGTCAATACGACAGAAGATGAGCAAGAGCGCATTTACTTGCTCAACCACTGGCTGGATGGTTTCCGCGGCACAGTTTTCCGCCAGACGATGTTTGCTGAATTCGAGCACACAATCCACCAGATGGACCAGAATGGTGAAGCTTTGACGGCTGACCGGTTGACGGAAGTGTATTACGAGCTGAACAAAAAGTATTTTGGTGAAGACATGGCAGTGGATGAAGAGATCGGCCTCGAGTGGGCACGCATTCCGCATTTCTACTATAATTATTATGTATTCCAGTATGCGACAGGATTCAGCGCAGCTACTGCATTAAGCAAAAAGATCCTTGAAGAAGGGCAGCCAGCTGTAGAGCGTTATATTAACGAATTCCTGAAAGCGGGCAGCTCCGATTACCCGATTGAAGTATTGAAAAAAGCCGGTGTGGACATGACCTCATCCGAGCCGGTCGAAGAGGCGTGCAAAGTCTTCGGCCAAAAGCTTGAAGAACTCGAAGGATTGCTATTGAAGAAATAA
- a CDS encoding GTP pyrophosphokinase yields the protein MGQWNRFLAPYKQAVDEMKVKFKGMRKQFETNNTNSPIEFVTGRVKPLASIYDKTLEKGLLFEPSEELARNLQDIAGLRMMCQFVGDIETVVELLRQRNDLRIVEEKDYISHEKQSGYRSYHVIVEYPVQTIDGEQLILAEIQIRTLAMNFWASIEHSLNYKYKGVFPEEIKLRLQRAAEAAFQLDEEMTQIRDEIQEAQAYFSEYKESPGTRFPADAEGGRKDT from the coding sequence ATGGGGCAATGGAATCGTTTTTTGGCGCCGTATAAACAGGCGGTCGACGAGATGAAAGTGAAATTCAAAGGGATGCGCAAGCAATTTGAAACGAATAATACGAATTCACCGATTGAGTTCGTTACCGGCCGCGTAAAGCCGCTGGCGAGCATTTATGATAAGACTTTGGAAAAAGGGTTATTGTTTGAACCATCGGAAGAATTGGCCCGCAATTTACAGGACATCGCCGGTTTGCGGATGATGTGCCAATTTGTTGGAGATATCGAAACAGTCGTGGAGCTTTTGCGCCAGCGCAACGATTTGCGCATTGTCGAAGAAAAGGATTATATTTCGCATGAAAAGCAAAGCGGCTACCGTTCATATCATGTCATCGTCGAGTACCCTGTGCAGACCATCGACGGTGAGCAGCTGATCCTCGCGGAAATCCAGATCCGCACCTTGGCGATGAATTTCTGGGCATCGATCGAGCATTCCTTGAACTATAAATACAAAGGTGTCTTCCCCGAGGAGATCAAGCTCCGGCTGCAGCGTGCGGCGGAAGCGGCATTCCAGCTCGATGAGGAAATGACGCAGATCAGGGATGAGATCCAGGAAGCGCAGGCGTATTTCAGTGAATACAAAGAATCTCCGGGAACTAGATTTCCTGCGGATGCGGAAGGAGGTCGAAAGGATACATGA
- the prpE gene encoding bis(5'-nucleosyl)-tetraphosphatase PrpE, whose amino-acid sequence MNYDVIGDIHGCFDELLDLIEQLGYQFENGLPVHPEGRKLAFVGDAMDRGPKSLDVLQLLFAMQDAGILYYSPGNHCNKLYRFFKGNPVELLHGLEMTVAEWRQLEQGAQQQFRNRFIRFYEELPLYHRLHDDLIVVHAGLRQDMIGLPLSRRIITFALYGEITGKYHPDGRPVRGNWAKSYQGKPWIVYGHTPVATPYFKNRTVNIDTGCVFGGPLTALRFPEMEICQVPSTQAYQPDRFHQCD is encoded by the coding sequence ATGAATTATGATGTCATCGGTGATATCCACGGCTGTTTTGATGAGCTGCTCGACTTGATCGAACAGCTTGGATACCAATTCGAAAATGGCCTTCCAGTACATCCCGAAGGCCGTAAGCTCGCATTTGTCGGGGATGCCATGGACCGCGGCCCAAAATCCCTCGATGTCCTGCAGCTATTATTCGCCATGCAGGACGCGGGCATCCTTTATTATTCCCCCGGCAATCATTGCAATAAACTATACCGTTTTTTCAAAGGCAATCCGGTCGAGCTCCTGCACGGCTTGGAAATGACCGTAGCGGAATGGCGCCAGCTTGAACAAGGCGCGCAGCAACAGTTCAGGAACCGGTTTATCCGTTTTTATGAAGAACTCCCGCTTTACCATCGATTACATGACGATTTGATTGTCGTCCACGCAGGCCTGCGCCAGGATATGATCGGGCTGCCATTGAGCCGCCGCATCATCACGTTTGCGTTATACGGTGAAATCACCGGCAAGTACCATCCCGATGGACGGCCTGTACGCGGCAATTGGGCGAAAAGCTATCAAGGCAAACCATGGATTGTTTACGGCCACACGCCGGTCGCGACCCCTTATTTCAAGAATCGTACCGTCAATATCGATACCGGCTGTGTATTCGGAGGGCCTTTGACTGCCCTGCGTTTTCCGGAAATGGAAATTTGCCAGGTCCCGTCAACACAAGCCTATCAGCCAGACCGCTTCCATCAGTGTGATTAG